The Gemmatimonas sp. genome includes the window AGAGGTGCGAAGTTTATGGTACAGCTCGGTGTTAATGCCATCATTAGCGAACATAGCCCGAACAAAGGTGCCCTCCGTGTACTCTGCGCCCTCTTTCTCTCTGCGTGATCTTTTCTGGTACACGTCGGTGCTTTTGCGGCTCGGATCGGGGGAACCGATCACGCAGAGACAAGGAGAGCGCAGAGATCACGGAGGGTTTGGCGGTCGATAGGGTCACGGGGTACACTGGGTCATGCGAACTGCTTTTCTTTTTGAATGCGCGCGACGGACGGCGGTGATAGCGGCGGTGGTCGCGGTTGCCGCCTGCAGTGGCGACGACGCCCCGAAGGTCGATTCAGCGGCCGGCACGCCCATCGTCGCGGTGATGCCGCGGCCGATGACGCCGAGCGATTCGGCCTGCCCGCGCGATGGCACCTGGAAGCGGTGCGCGCTGGAGGATCGCGTCGTGAAGTCGGGGCTGGCGTTCAAGCCGGCTGGCGACTCACTGCAGGTCGCATATCTGAGCGTGCCGGGGGTGCGCTACAAGATCGGGCTCACGGCCTCGATGGTCGCCTTCTTCTATGCGGATACGCTGGCTGCGGCCAAGGACGTAACCGCGCTGGACCGCTTCCGGCTCACGCCGCGGGGCGACACGATCGGTGCATGGAAGTCGGTGCCGAGCGATGTGATCTGGTCGGGGAATCTGGTGGCGGTGTTGTTCGACGCGTCGGCCACGCAGATCGAGCGCATCCGCCTCACGATCACCGCCGGAGCCCCGCAGCCCTGGAGTGAGGCGGCCAAGGCGGCGAAGGCCGCCGCCGATACACAGACGGTGCAGAAGCTGCCGCTGATGCCGGCGCGTTAGGGCGCCGCCGGCGCGCGCGCCGCCGGCTGCCGCGCCTCGGGCCGTCGCCGGGCATCGGCGCGCCAGTCGGTCACCAGCCGGACGAAGGCGGTCGCCCCGTACGTGATCGCGATGCGCTGCAACACAAACGAACGGCTGGAGACGGCCGTCTGCCGCTCGGGGCGCCAGCTCAGCGACGTCACGGTGCCGATGACGGCGCCGGCGAGAAACGGCAGGTTTGGGCGTACATCCCCGTGGGCCGTGCGCAGCGTGCTGGTCCGCACGATCGCGCAACCTGCCCGGGTCAGGGTCTCACGGGCCAGCGACACTGGCGGCGTGATGCAGACAGAGTGGTCGTCGACCCACGGTACGGCGCGATCAACCAGGTGTCTCACGGTCGTCTTGACTGCGAGGTAGCCCAGTTGATCGCCCACGCGTGAGCCGTAGCCGCCCCAGGTCCGCTTCCAGGCTTTGGGGGTGCCCAGTGTTTGCGACCAGCCGGCCGACAGGAGCGGCGTCACGAACAGCATGGGGCTCGGCTTCCCGGACACAGCGGCGCGCTCGACGGAGGTGGTGTCCTGGGCGTCGAGGCGCAGTGCGGCGGAAGTCGCGAGGATCAGCAGGGCCGCGCAGCGGCGCGCCGGTGAGGTGAGCATGCGGTGGGATTGAACGGAAACGAACGGTTCCAGCGTAGGCACTGCCTTCGGCACTGTCGATAGGAAATGATAGGAAGCGATAGGCGCAGATCAACTGCAAGAAGTTGGGCAAGGCAAATGGCCGCCAAGTTGACTGCTTGGCGGCCATCTGGACGAGGCTACTTCATAGGTCCATTAAAGGGACACTATAGATACACTTGCTACTATCTCCGACCAGCGGGAGTCGGCGCCGGCGGCTGAGCGTCGAGAGCGGCACCCAGTGCTTCGGCGGTCCAGCTGATAGCGTTGGTATAGAAGTCGCCGACCTTGGCCGGGTCGATGCCCATCTCCTTGGCGATCTCCGACGCGTTCTCGAAAAGGCCGAGCTCGTACGATTCGGCGAAATTGATGGCGTTTGCGTACGGGCCGGTGCGGTCGAGCAGGGCTTCGTTGGCCTCGTCGCTGAGCACGACGCGCGAGAGAATTTCGGGAAGCGGCATGCGGAAGACGGCATCGAGCAACGAGAAGAGGCCGACGAGGAACAAGGTGCCGGCGTCGCGTGAGCCGCCAACCAGCTGCTCGAGCAGTCGACCGCGTTCCACCGCCTGACGTACCAGTTCCTGGTCCACGCCGTTCGACGAGCGGCGGGCGGCGGCCACGGCCACGGCCAGCCAGCGGAGGAAGGCGGTGCGACCGATCAGCCGCAGTGCCTGTCCGATCGAGCTCACGCCGCGCATGCCGATGGCGGCCGAATTCACGAGACGAAGCAGCTGGAAGGTGAGCACCGGATCGGTCGATATGACGTCTTCGAGCTGGCGGTCGTTGATCTTCTGATCGCGCGCCATGCCCATAAGTCGCATCGCGGCAACGGTGGACTGCGGCATGTTGGCCGACGGCAACGGCTCGGGGCGGCTGAAGAACGTGCCCTGGAACGCGTCGAAGCCCAGCCCCAGCACCACCTCGTACTGCGCGAGCTCGTCGATCTGCGTGGCGATCAGCTTGGGGGCGTGCTTGCCGAAGCCCTGCGTGATGCGATCGCAGATCTTGCCGATCGTGACCGCGTTCTCGCTGCTGATATCGACCCGGACCCAGGTGACGTAGGGGACCAGTGCCTCCGACGGGCCGGCGGTTTCGCCGACGTCATCGAGGGCGAGCAACCCGCCGTGCGCCCGGTAGCGGGCGACGGCTTCGGTCACCGCTTCGTCGGCTTCGAGATCAGGCGGGAGCATCACGATCGCGGAGCCCGGCTCGGCGACGTGAAACGCATCATCGAGCAGCTGCGTACGCGTGCAGGACACGAAGGCCGGCATGCGATTGCGCACGAGGTCGAAGGTGCCGCTCAGGAAGCTCTCGACGAAGCCGTGTTCCCCGGTCTCCGTTTCCTTGAAGCGGATTTCGTACCCGAGCAGGGCGCCGGTCGTACCGAAGACGGGCTGGCGAACGAGGCAGAAGTCGGACATTTGGCTGGGAAGAACGCGGTACAGGGGTGGCGCAGACGACGTCGTCGTAGCGACTCTAAGACGATTCAACTGCTCGCGAGGTACTCTTTCGGGATTCGGTCCCGGCGTCCCTCGTCATCTCCCTTCGATCAGACATGAGTATTACGACGCTCGACGGAAGCCTTCACCGCGGCTGCGGTGGCCGGTACGCCCTTCAGACGGAAACGGTCACGATGCGCATCAGCGGCATGGCGGCCGAAGTCACCCG containing:
- a CDS encoding HDOD domain-containing protein — its product is MSDFCLVRQPVFGTTGALLGYEIRFKETETGEHGFVESFLSGTFDLVRNRMPAFVSCTRTQLLDDAFHVAEPGSAIVMLPPDLEADEAVTEAVARYRAHGGLLALDDVGETAGPSEALVPYVTWVRVDISSENAVTIGKICDRITQGFGKHAPKLIATQIDELAQYEVVLGLGFDAFQGTFFSRPEPLPSANMPQSTVAAMRLMGMARDQKINDRQLEDVISTDPVLTFQLLRLVNSAAIGMRGVSSIGQALRLIGRTAFLRWLAVAVAAARRSSNGVDQELVRQAVERGRLLEQLVGGSRDAGTLFLVGLFSLLDAVFRMPLPEILSRVVLSDEANEALLDRTGPYANAINFAESYELGLFENASEIAKEMGIDPAKVGDFYTNAISWTAEALGAALDAQPPAPTPAGRR